The region TTCTTCAGTTTTCAAGTGATTAGTCAAGGTAATGAGACGAAGGCGTTGGTGAAGGAGATTGAACTTCATTTTGAGGCGATGGAGAAAGTGAGATGGACTGAGATTTCACTTGGTGAATAGGTGAAGGTGAGAGTGAGACAGATTGTGAAGATTTGACATGATGGTAAGGTGATTGCAAATCTGGGAAAGAATTAGGAGATTGGTGAAAAGAAGATTGTGTGTATGAATTATTGGTATGTGGAGTTGCGTATGGGAGTGATGAATATGGAGATCGTGTTTGGAATGGTCCTGTATATGAATTCAAATTAATCCTAGTATCGAAATTCAATTGTTCTAATTTGGCATGAAATAATATATCACCAATTAATTTCTCTGCTAAACAACGCTGTAATTTATTCGTGATTTCTGTGATTTGGGAGCTAACATAGCGTCCAAAAGTATTTGCAGAGTTCTCTCCACCAGAATAGTTGATTGAATTATGTGTGCCTTCAACTACATCCTCTTGATCTTTGGGCAGTTCATTTGATTGTGactcatttgaatattttgtctTTTTCCTTTCAGGTTCCTGCAACAGAAGATATGTAAATAGTTATAAAAGGCAAGATCATTGGGAAGCAAATATTAGATATTTGCTCTTAGGTAATCTATTCCAACTAGTGAATCCTTTGTACCACAATAATAAGTGGGCATTGAACTTTCAGTACAATTTTCCTTGGAATATTCAAAGCAAATTACGAATTTATTTTGTGTATGCAGGCCATACAGATAGTGTCTTGTTGCCATTGATTCTGGAGTACAATTTCGTGAACTTAAAAGCAATGAACTTCATTTCTTCCTTAGTAAGTAAAcaatcattctgaaaaaaaaaaaagcttttGTCGAGTCGTTTCTGCCTGACCTCACCTAGGGTGCAGAGACATTATGGAACGCTCGATGCTGAGAATAGAAAGAGATAATGCCGATATTTGTAAGACAATGAGTGGATGATGTTCTGGACTTTGAGATTAAACGACGGCAGGTGTCCAAGGAAAATTTTGGAATGGCGACTAAGATCGGATAAACGAAGCCCAGGCTGACCTCCAATCAGAAGGTCCGACGACCTGAAAATAATTAACACCAATTGGATAGCTACCACTCAGgacagagaaaaatgaaaatgccTTGGTGGGGCCTATGTTCGGCAATGGACGTTTCAAAACTGAATGATGATGGTTATAATGAAGTACAATCCAATGGTCTGAAGTCATGAAACTAAAGAAATAGATGAGAGGTTTCATGGTGTTGACTTTGAAGCAAATGTTTCAAATCTTTGGATACTTACATTCGTCTCGTTTTCCTGTTTAGAGTCTGTGAAATTGTCGGATTCTTTAGTCGATGAATCCTTCTTTTcat is a window of Harmonia axyridis chromosome 2, icHarAxyr1.1, whole genome shotgun sequence DNA encoding:
- the LOC123671968 gene encoding uncharacterized protein LOC123671968 codes for the protein MKFRIMAIVVTEREVLIEVLQRYKSLPCLWDTTHESYSNREARNQALEILKDYYSKYNKNISVNDLKKKLENMRAVYRREKNKMDGSKSGGDGSKKYQTSLWYYQYFSFLHEKKDSSTKESDNFTDSKQENETNEPERKKTKYSNESQSNELPKDQEDVVEGTHNSINYSGGENSANTFGRYVSSQITEITNKLQRCLAEKLIGDILFHAKLEQLNFDTRINLNSYTGPFQTRSPYSSLPYATPHTNNSYTQSSFHQSPNSFPDLQSPYHHVKSSQSVSLSPSPIHQVKSQSISLSPSPQNEVQSPSPTPSSHYLD